A genomic window from Balaenoptera acutorostrata chromosome 20, mBalAcu1.1, whole genome shotgun sequence includes:
- the GALR2 gene encoding LOW QUALITY PROTEIN: galanin receptor type 2 (The sequence of the model RefSeq protein was modified relative to this genomic sequence to represent the inferred CDS: substituted 1 base at 1 genomic stop codon), translating to MNGSGGLDTEDTNEAGGGGSWQPEAVIVPMLFALIFLVGTIGNSLVLAVLLRGGQAVSTTNLFILNLGVADLCFIVCCVPFQATIYTLDDWVFGSLLCKAVHFLIFLTMHASSFTLAAVSLDRYLAIRYPLHSRELRKPRNALAAVGLIWGLSLLFSGPYLSYYRQSRLANLTVCHPAWSAPRRRAMDLCTFVFSYLLPVLVLGLTYARTLRYLWRAVDPVAAGSGARRAKRKVTRMIIVVAALFCLCWMPHHALILCVWFGRFPLTRATYALRILSHLVSYSNSCVNPIVYALVSKHFRKGXRKICAGLLRPAPRRASGGVCVAAQGTHNDSVLERESTDVTHVSEAAGPSAPAPAPLSCQYSSSVPSLSWQDQKAPKAILTVNVTRRHLGSTLGC from the exons ATGAATGGCTCGGGTGGCCTGGACACCGAGGACACGAACGAGGCGGGCGGCGGGGGTAGCTGGCAGCCTGAGGCGGTCATCGTGCCCATGCTATTTGCGCTCATCTTCCTCGTGGGCACCATAGGCAACTCACTGGTGCTGGCCGTGCTGCTTCGTGGTGGCCAGGCGGTCAGCACCACCAACCTCTTCATCCTCAACCTGGGCGTGGCCGACTTGTGTTTCATCGTGTGCTGCGTGCCCTTCCAGGCCACCATCTACACCCTGGACGACTGGGTGTTCGGGTCGCTGCTCTGCAAGGCGGTGCACTTCCTCATCTTCCTCACCATGCATGCCAGCAGCTTCACACTGGCTGCCGTCTCCCTGGACAG GTATCTGGCCATCCGCTACCCGCTGCACTCCCGCGAGCTGCGCAAGCCTCGCAACGCCCTGGCGGCCGTCGGGCTCATCTGGGGGCTGTCGCTGCTCTTTTCCGGGCCGTACCTGAGTTATTACCGCCAGTCACGGTTAGCCAACCTGACCGTGTGCCACCCGGCGTGGAGCGCGCCTCGCCGCCGCGCCATGGACCTCTGCACCTTTGTCTTCAGCTACCTGCTGCCCGTGCTGGTGCTCGGCCTGACCTACGCGCGCACCCTGCGCTACCTCTGGCGCGCCGTCGACCCGGTGGCCGCCGGCTCGGGCGCCCGGCGCGCCAAGCGCAAGGTGACGCGTATGATCATCGTCGTGGCCGCGCTCTTCTGCCTCTGTTGGATGCCTCACCACGCGCTTATCCTCTGCGTGTGGTTCGGCCGCTTCCCCCTTACGCGCGCTACCTACGCGCTGCGTATCCTCTCGCACCTGGTCTCCTACTCCAACTCCTGCGTCAATCCTATCGTCTACGCTCTCGTCTCCAAGCACTTCCGCAAGGGCTAACGCAAGATCTGCGCAGGCCTGTTGCGCCCCGCCCCGCGCAGAGCCTCCGGCGGCGTGTGCGTCGCGGCCCAGGGCACCCACAACGACAGCGTGCTGGAGCGCGAGTCCACCGACGTAACGCACGTGAGCGAGGCAGCCGGGCCCTCTGCTCCTGCGCCGGCGCCTCTTAGCTGCCAGTACTCGAGCTCAGTTCCCAGCCTGTCCTGGCAGGACCAAAAGGCTCCCAAAGCCATCTTGACAGTTAATGTGACCCGAAGGCACTTAGGGAGTACACTTGGGTGTTGA
- the SRP68 gene encoding signal recognition particle subunit SRP68, with translation MAAEKQVPAGGGGSSSGGSGGGRGAGGEENKENERPSAGSKANKEFGDSLSLEILQIIKESQQQHGLRHGDFQRYRGYCSRRQRRLRKTLNFKMGNRHKFTGKKVTEDLLTDNRYLLLVLMDAERAWSYAMQLKQEANTEPRKRFHLLSRLRKAVKHAEELERLCESNRVDAKTKLEAQAYTAYLSGMLRFEHQEWKAAIEAFNKCKTIYEKLASAFTEEQAVLYNQRVEEISPNIRYCAYNIGDQSAINELMQMRLRSGGTEGLLAEKLEALITQTRAKQAATMSEVEWRGRAVPVRIDKVRIFLLGLADNEAAIAQAESEETKERLFESMLSECRDAIQAVREELKPDQKQRDYTLEGESGKVSNLQYLHSYLTYIKLSTAIKRNENMAKGLQKAVLQQPPEDDSKRSPRPQDLIRLYDIILQNLVELLQLPGLEEDRAFQKEIGLKTLVYKAYRCFFIAQSYVLVKKWSEALVLYDRVLKYADEVNSDAGAFKNSLKDLPDVQELITQVRSEKCSLQAAAILGEPPACSLRPVFSDSPSLLLLFSPTPYATVLRLKGAVLVNLYK, from the exons ATGGCTGCTGAGAAGCAGGTTCCTGCCGGCGGCGGTGGTAGCAGCAGCGGCGGTAGCGGTGGTGGACGCGGTGCCGGAGGagaggaaaataaggaaaacGAACGGCCTTCAGCTGGATCGAAGGCAAACAAAGAATTCGGAGACAGCCTGAGTTTGGAGA TTCTTCAGATTATTAAGGAATCCCAGCAGCAGCATGGTTTACGGCATGGAGATTTTCAGAGGTACAG AGGCTACTGTTCCCGTAGACAAAGACGTCTTCGGAAAACACTCAACTTCAAGATGGGGAACAGACACAAATTCACAgggaaaaaagtaactgaagatcTTCTGACCGATAACAG ATATTTGCTTCTGGTTCTGATGGATGCTGAGAGAGCCTGGAGCTATGCCATGCAGCTCAAACAGGAAGCCAACACTGAACCTCGAAAACGGTTCCACTTGTTATCTCGCCTACGCAAAGCTGTGAAGCATGCGGAGGAGTTGGAACGCTTGTGTGAGAGCAATCGTGTGGACGCCAAGACCAAGTTGGAGGCTCAG GCTTACACAGCTTACCTCTCAGGAATGCTGCGGTTTGAACATCAAGAATGGAAAGCCGCCATTGAGGCTTTTAACAAATGCAA GACTATCTATGAGAAGCTGGCCAGCGCTTTCACAGAGGAGCAGGCTGTGCTGTACAACCAGCGTGTGGAGGAGATCTCGCCCAACATCCGCTACTGTGCATATAACATTG ggGACCAGTCAGCTATCAATGAACTCATGCAGATGAGATTGAGGTCAGGGGGCACTGAGGGTCTCCTGGCTGAAAAATTGGAG GCGTTGATCACGCAGACTCGAGCCAAGCAGGCAGCCACCATGAGTGAAGTGGAATGGAGAGGCAGAGCGGTCCCGGTGAGGATCGACAAAGTGAGGATCTTTTTACTGGGATTGGCCGACAATGAGGCAGCCATCGCCCAG GCTGAAAGTGAAGAAACCAAGGAGCGTCTGTTTGAATCCATGCTCAGTGAGTGTCGGGACGCCATCCAGGCCGTTCGGGAAGAGCTCAAGCCAGATCAG AAACAGAGAGATTATACCCTTGAAGGGGAATCGGGGAAGGTGTCTAATCTTCAGTACCTGCACAG CTACCTGACTTACATCAAGCTGTCAACAGCGATCAAGCGGAACGAGAACATGGCTAAAGGCCTGCAGAAGGCAGTGCTGCAGCAGCCGCCGGAGGACGACAGCAAGCGCTCCCCCCGGCCCCAGGACCTGATCCGGCTCTATGACATCATTCTTCAG AATCTGGTGGAATTGCTCCAGCTTCCTGGCTTAGAGGAGGACAGAGCCTTCCAGAAAGAGATAGGCCTTAAAACTCTGGTCTACAAGGCTTACAG GTGTTTCTTCATCGCTCAGTCCTATGTGCTGGTGAAGAAGTGGAGCGAAGCCCTTGTCCTGTACGACAGGGTCCTGAAATATGCAGATGAGGTGAATTCTGATGCCGGAGCCTTCAAGAACAGCCTAAAG GACCTGCCTGACGTGCAAGAGCTCATCACGCAAGTGAGGTCGGAAAAGTGCTCTCTGCAGGCGGCCGCAATCCTGGGTGAGCCGCCTGCCTGTTCTCTGCGGCCTGTCTTCTCAGACTCCCCTTCACTGCTGctcctcttctctcccaccccctATGCCACTGTTTTAAGATTGAAAGGGGCTGTTTTGGTTAATCT ATACAAATGA